AACTAGCGTCAGTAAGTGTACCTTCCTGATCAGCATAGTATACAAACTTTTTAGGCGAATATGGCCCTCCATAGGCCTGCACTCTTATCCATGCTTGACCTGGGTGAGGCCTCCAACCTAAATAAGGTATATCTCTTCTTCCAATTGAAAAGTCAATTCTAGGGTCAAGAGGGCCTGCATCTGGAGTAAATGGTTCCGTAGAAGCAATATCCATATCATTTTTTACTGCATTAGCGGGGTCGTTGTAGGACTTATCTAATAGAGGAAGTCCATCAGCTCCAGTTCTAAACGAATTCGCTAATTCAAAGCTAGGCTGAAAAAAGCCACAACAATCACCAGGTCCTGCGTTACCTGTAAGGTAAGGGTAATTTAAATCATCAAACCAGTTAGAGTTTTTTACATCACCTGTTTGATTTGAAGATTCAACATCCATAATCGCTTCTACATGATTGTCAAAAGCTGCGTTGAATACCTTCGCATAATCATCTAGCAAAGCATACTTTTCGCCATTCCATGCAACACCATTATCAATAACATCATCAAACCATGTTTTGGCTTCAGCATACTTCTTTTGATACAGCTTTGCTTTAGCCATATAAGATGCTGCAGCCCATTTGTTTACTCTTCCTGCATCAGTAGTTTCTGGAAGGTTGTCATAGGCATATTGAAAATCAGATTCAATCATAGCCCAAGCATCTCCGTCATTGGCTATTAAAACAATATCAGTAGGGAGTACGGTTTCGTCAAAAACAACAATGTTATTGAAGTTTTTCTTTAAGTCAAAATAGAAATGACCTCGTAACATTCTAGCTTGAGCACTAATTTCGGTTATTTTTTCCGCAGGGAGAGATTCACTACTTTTAGCAACTGTACTTAAAACCGTGTTACATCTGCTGACACCTTCATAACGTGCAGTCCACAAACCATTAACTTCTGAAAAAGTAGCATCTGCTTGGAACCTCTGGAAAGTGGCTAGCGAAGCTCCATCTCCTGGGTCAGTTCCTTTATTGGCATCCCCTCCAAGTACGGACCCTACAAGCCAGTGATTAGGAGTAGAGCCACGATTACCACCTAGGTTTCCATTAATCATGGAATAGGCACCAATTAAAAGGCCATCAATACCTTCGCTTGTGCTAACTTGGGCATCAGCTAAGGAGCCTGTTGGGGCTATTTCCAAAAACTCATCACTACAGGACACACTTAAGGTGAGTAGTGAGACCATAAGCACGGCCATCTTTTTTGAATTCAAATTTGTTTTCATAATATTTTTTTAAAATGCGATTTGTAACAGATATTCTTTACAAGATTTATTGTAATCGAATTAAATTCCAATTTCAAAATTGATCATATATTGTGGACCTACGGGATAGTTTCCTATATCAATACCAAAGTTGGTATCAGCACCACCACCAACACCTGGATCAATACCACTGTAATTTGTATACGTCCATATGTTGTTGGCAGAAAGACCTATTTTTAATTTGGTCAAACCTAATTTATCGGTTAGGTCTCCTCTAAAATCATAAGAAAAAGAAAGCCTTTGTAGTCTAAGGTAACTACCATCTTCAACATACCATGAGTTACCTACTGTGTTTGTGCTGAAGTTAGAAGCACTTTCCCATCTTGGAACCTGAGCATTATTACCTAGCTCTGGAGTCCAAGAATTAAAAGCTGCTGGCCCTTTTGCAGAACCTTCAAATACTCCATAAAAATCGGTGTACCATTTAGTTTGGTTCCAAATTTCGTTTCCTATTGATGTGTACCAGTACGTTTCGAATTCTAATTTTTTATATTTAAAATTAAGAGTGAGGCCTCCTGTAAAATCTGGAACTGGACTACCCAAAAATTTACGGTCATCCGTAGTAATTCTTCCATCACCATTTACATCTTCATACTTGAAACGACCTAAACCTTGACCATCTTGAGCATCAACCGTTTCCCCTTCTTCATTTACATAGGAGCTTGCATCAAGTTCAGCTTGACTATTAAAATACCCGGTTACATTGTAACCATAAAAAGAAGAAAGTGAATGACCTACAGCATTTCTAGTGGCCACAATATCTCTAACTGACGGACCATCGAAAAAGTCAACACCTGGCGCCAATTCTTCAATTTCATTCGTTAAGAAAGCTCCTGTTACTCTAGCTTCAAAAGAAAAGTCTTCAGTAAAGTTACCCCTACCGATAATTTCAAAATCAATTCCTTTGTTAGACATTGTTGCAATGTTTACAGAAGGTGCAGCTGCATAATTTCCAGTAACACCTGGTAATGGTAGTTGGTAAAGAAGGTCTTCCGTATCTTTTTGCCACCAGTCAAAAATAAATTCTAATCTGTTATTGAAGAAACTGGCATCAAAACCAATGTTCAGAGTTGTACTGGTTTCCCATTTAGCATCAGGATTACCAATACGGCTTGCGGCAAAACCTTCATCAGTGCCAGATGCTTGCCCTGTTGTTTGATAAAAAGTACTTGACCTATCAGACGCATATAGAGAATATTGGTTATTTGGATCTACATTGTTTGAGTTACCCATTTGTCCCCAACCAGCACGAATTTTCAAATCGCTTACAACTTCTTGGTCTTGCAAAAAAGGCTCACCAATTACACGCCATGCCCCAGATACTGCGGGAAACACTCCGTATCGATTGTTTTCTCCAAAACGAGAAGATCCATCACGACGAAGAACTCCGGTAATGTAATATTTATCATCAAAATTATAATCTAATTTACCAAATAAAGAATAAAAGTTTACTCCTTTAAATTGGCTACTGTTAACAACAGGGCTCTGTACTACGCTTAAACTTTGAAAATCAAGATCTGTAGAGAATGGATTAATACCAGAACCACTTATATTACGACCTTTACCCGTATTTAATGCTTCTATACCAGCTAAAGCTTTTACCCGATGCTTGCCAAATAACTTATCATAGCTAGCAGTATTAGTAAATGTCCAGTTGAAGAAGTAGCTACTACCCTCACTATATCCATTACTTGCTTGAGGTTCAGAATCTCCTAAATACTTGTAGGAATAGGAATTGTAATAGGAATTGGAATAGGTACCTCCAAGGCTTGATCTAATTGTTAAACCGTCAATTGGTTTTAAAAGAACATATATATTTCCTGTTCCTCCAACAGCATATGCTTTATCGTCACCATCATCATTTTTCAATACGCGAACAGGGTTACGAGCGTTACCAAAACCAGCAGCTTTTGTACTAGCGTAGCTGCCAAATTCATCATATACAGGAATTATTGATGGCATACGAATAGCTGATAGAATAACAGATTCGTCATCTGCACCACCAATACCGCCGCCGCCGCCAAATCCTCCTGTTACAGAGCGATAAGTGGCTTGGAAATTTTCTCCAATACTCAACCAAGGTGCAATGTCCCATTCTGAGTTGAAACGAGCCGTGTAACGCACAAATTCGTTTTCAAGTAAAATACCAGATTGGTTTTGTCCTGAAATACCAGAATAGAATCTACCATTATCAGTACCACCGTCAAACCCAACGGAGAATCTGCTAATAGGAGCAATTCTGGTGATTTCTTTGTACCAATTTGTTCCGGCTAAGTTGGGCTTAATCAAAAAAGTATTATCGGGGTCGTTCTCATAATTAGCTTGAATCTGAGCAAGATTTACCTGACTGGCAGAAGCTCCACTTACTCCATCTGCATATAGATAGTCCGGTAAAGTAGCGATTGCGTTCGATCCATATTGAGGATGTCTGTAATCAACAGGGTCTCCACTTACTGAAGCATCATTCTCATACGCTATGTGGGTATACCTTGCTTGGTCTTGAGGGCTTAATATTTCTAAAGCACCACCAACATTAGGGTCAGTCACACCACTAGATATGTTTACCGTCATTTCAGTCTTGCGCTTACCTCTTTTACCTTGTTTGGTTGTGTAAACTACAACACCATTTGCTGCTCTTGCTCCGTATATGGAAGCTGCGGCAGCATCCTTCAGAACAGTAGTAGTTTCAATATCATCTGGATTTAAGAATTCAGTATTTGATACAGGAAGCCCATCTACAACATATAACGGTTCATTACCTCCAAAAGCACCAAAACCACGAATTCTGATTTGACTAGTAGTTCCTGGTTGCCCATTTGTAATAACAGTAACACCAGCAACTCTACCTTGTAACTGCTGCTCTACGTTACCAGAAGGAATTGCTGCTAACTCTTCCGCCTTTACAATGGAAACGGCGGCTGTTGTTTCTCGTTTTGTCTCTGTTTGGTAACCAGTAACAATAACTTCATCTAAAGCGGCTGCATCATCAGCCAATGTAATGTTGATAGTGTTTTGGCCATCAACAGGAACTTCTTTAGTAACAAAACCTAAATAGCTTATCACTAAAATAGCATCATCTTCTACATCTAAAGAGAAGTTACCATCAAAATCAGTTTGAGTTCCATTTGTGGTTCCTTTAACCACAACATTTGCCCCAGGTAGCGGAATTCCACCGCTATCTAAAACTGTTCCTGTTACCGTGGTTTGAAAAACGTTCTTGACCTCAATTTTGAGATCTGAACTTG
This genomic interval from Zobellia roscoffensis contains the following:
- a CDS encoding SusC/RagA family TonB-linked outer membrane protein, producing MNQKRDYKSLRSKSKISSLGIGLFSMMICAGPQSSFANSSSDLKIEVKNVFQTTVTGTVLDSGGIPLPGANVVVKGTTNGTQTDFDGNFSLDVEDDAILVISYLGFVTKEVPVDGQNTINITLADDAAALDEVIVTGYQTETKRETTAAVSIVKAEELAAIPSGNVEQQLQGRVAGVTVITNGQPGTTSQIRIRGFGAFGGNEPLYVVDGLPVSNTEFLNPDDIETTTVLKDAAAASIYGARAANGVVVYTTKQGKRGKRKTEMTVNISSGVTDPNVGGALEILSPQDQARYTHIAYENDASVSGDPVDYRHPQYGSNAIATLPDYLYADGVSGASASQVNLAQIQANYENDPDNTFLIKPNLAGTNWYKEITRIAPISRFSVGFDGGTDNGRFYSGISGQNQSGILLENEFVRYTARFNSEWDIAPWLSIGENFQATYRSVTGGFGGGGGIGGADDESVILSAIRMPSIIPVYDEFGSYASTKAAGFGNARNPVRVLKNDDGDDKAYAVGGTGNIYVLLKPIDGLTIRSSLGGTYSNSYYNSYSYKYLGDSEPQASNGYSEGSSYFFNWTFTNTASYDKLFGKHRVKALAGIEALNTGKGRNISGSGINPFSTDLDFQSLSVVQSPVVNSSQFKGVNFYSLFGKLDYNFDDKYYITGVLRRDGSSRFGENNRYGVFPAVSGAWRVIGEPFLQDQEVVSDLKIRAGWGQMGNSNNVDPNNQYSLYASDRSSTFYQTTGQASGTDEGFAASRIGNPDAKWETSTTLNIGFDASFFNNRLEFIFDWWQKDTEDLLYQLPLPGVTGNYAAAPSVNIATMSNKGIDFEIIGRGNFTEDFSFEARVTGAFLTNEIEELAPGVDFFDGPSVRDIVATRNAVGHSLSSFYGYNVTGYFNSQAELDASSYVNEEGETVDAQDGQGLGRFKYEDVNGDGRITTDDRKFLGSPVPDFTGGLTLNFKYKKLEFETYWYTSIGNEIWNQTKWYTDFYGVFEGSAKGPAAFNSWTPELGNNAQVPRWESASNFSTNTVGNSWYVEDGSYLRLQRLSFSYDFRGDLTDKLGLTKLKIGLSANNIWTYTNYSGIDPGVGGGADTNFGIDIGNYPVGPQYMINFEIGI
- a CDS encoding RagB/SusD family nutrient uptake outer membrane protein, which produces MKTNLNSKKMAVLMVSLLTLSVSCSDEFLEIAPTGSLADAQVSTSEGIDGLLIGAYSMINGNLGGNRGSTPNHWLVGSVLGGDANKGTDPGDGASLATFQRFQADATFSEVNGLWTARYEGVSRCNTVLSTVAKSSESLPAEKITEISAQARMLRGHFYFDLKKNFNNIVVFDETVLPTDIVLIANDGDAWAMIESDFQYAYDNLPETTDAGRVNKWAAASYMAKAKLYQKKYAEAKTWFDDVIDNGVAWNGEKYALLDDYAKVFNAAFDNHVEAIMDVESSNQTGDVKNSNWFDDLNYPYLTGNAGPGDCCGFFQPSFELANSFRTGADGLPLLDKSYNDPANAVKNDMDIASTEPFTPDAGPLDPRIDFSIGRRDIPYLGWRPHPGQAWIRVQAYGGPYSPKKFVYYADQEGTLTDASSWTRGYATMNYPIIRFADVLLMAAEAEIEAGTLEKARTYVNMVRARAAKSEFWIKNEDGTDAANYNISEYSAAQFANKESATEAVRFERKLELSGEGHRFFDLVRWGIAAEEINYYLDYEVQFLQSAYSGANFTAGKDEYRAIPQTQLDLQPGVLSQNPGY